A section of the Oryza sativa Japonica Group chromosome 1, ASM3414082v1 genome encodes:
- the LOC136351141 gene encoding uncharacterized protein gives MAPRKGNPDRWRQDGEGDRGGGGKGSGDRRSRKKMTRVSRGASPCASSSGCGSRREQAELGLLLVQMEPCGHAVGSLARPRVANLNRVCTVRGLQPVCTEFFSKFVSFLLPTVALLSSEFRLSKFPKPSIISTQRLSHRSIMEWEDDGEEAAGSGGQLGGAPLYAVGDEVEVRMDDPGFHGAFYEATVSARLPCSGRYEVMYSTLVEGGGGRGRRGGGPLRETVAACDVRPRPPPPPPPPLAEDGAAPGRELNVFDMVEAYHREGWWPGVVSAAWPARGRKAAAAMYTVSFPSCREEAKLPASLVRRRRAFVRGRWMDARDVVPRVPQYDEGSNVEVMLDTGKHRAAWVTATVIKMVSSKNYVVRLKNKEGSVNIVDYCYIRPQPTFDRKKFEYELEPSAEVEVNLGGAWSLGVISDVGSCGYGVRLKGHDSSEEEDYMLVLRALLRPYCKQDDQELMPCTAKVTKLNKLENKNIKGKARMLVSRKLPNLGCTRSGGKQRHSMKKEFACTSLDLPCISAPKDAVEIKGKSSYVDVVEISDNSGYDVIHISDDSSCNPRRKRRRQNLLEE, from the exons ATGGCGCCAAGGAAAGGCAATCCCGACAGATGGAGGCAAGATGGGGAAGGagatcgcggcggcggtggaaagGGAAGTGGGGATCGCCGCAGCAGAAAGAAAATGACGCGAGTGAGCCGCGGAGCCAGTCCATGCGCTTCTAGTTCTGGTTGTGGGAGTCGACGCGAGCAAGCCGAGCTGGGCCTTCTCCTGGTGCAGATGGAGCCGTGTGGGCACGCTGTCGGATCACTCGCTCGTCCACGCGTCGCCAATCTGAATCGGGTGTGCACGGTGCGGGGTTTGCAGCCGGTCTGCACAGAATTTTTTTCCAAGTTTGTGTCCTTTCTTCTTCCAACGGTTGCTCTCCTCTCTTCCGAGTTCCGACTTTCGAAATTTCCAAAACCCTCGATCATCTCCACCCAGCGTCTCagccatcgatcgatcatggAGTGGGAGGATgatggggaggaggcggcgggctccGGCGGCCAGCTCGGCGGCGCACCGCTGTACGCGGTGGGGGACGAGGTCGAGGTGCGCATGGACGACCCCGGCTTCCACGGCGCCTTCTACGAGGCCACCGTCTCCGCGCGCCTCCCGTGCTCCGGCCGCTACGAGGTCATGTACTCCACGCTCGTCgaggggggaggaggccgcggccgccgcggcggtggcccgCTCCGGGAGACAGTCGCCGCGTGCGACGTgcggccgaggccgccgccgccgccgccgccgccgctggcggaggacggggcggcgccggggcgCGAGCTCAACGTGTTCgacatggtggaggcgtaccaCAGGGAAGGGTGGTGGCCGGGCGTGGTGTCCGCGGCATGGCCGGCTCGcgggcggaaggcggcggcggcgatgtacACCGTGTCGTTCCCGTCGTGCCGGGAAGAGGCGAAGCTCCCGGCCTCGctcgtccggcggcggcgggcgttcGTGCGCGGGCGCTGGATGGACGCGCGCGACGTG GTTCCAAGGGTGCCGCAGTATGACGAAGGGAGCAATGTGGAAGTCATGTTGGATACAGGAAAGCACCGTGCAGCCTGGGTAACTGCTACTGTCATTAAGATGGTTAGCAGTAAAAACTATGTTGTTAGGCTTAAAAATAAGGAAGGCTCAGTTAACATCGTAGATTACTGCTATATTCGACCACAACCTACCTTTGACAGAAAGAAGTTTGAGTATGAACTGGAGCCCTCTGCAGAGGTTGAAGTGAATCTGGGTGGTGCCTGGTCGCTAGGCGTCATCTCAGATGTTGGAAGCTGTGGATATGGGGTAAGGCTAAAAGGACATGATAGCTCAGAGGAAGAGGACTACATGCTTGTGTTGCGTGCTTTACTCAGACCCTACTGCAAACAGGATGATCAGGAATTGATGCCTTGTACAGCAAAG GTAACAAAGTTGAACAAGCTAGAGAACAAGAACATAAAAGGGAAGGCGCGCATGCTAGTTTCAAGGAAACTGCCTAACCTAGGCTGCACACGGAGTGGTGGTAAACAAAGACACAGCATGAAAAAG GAATTTGCTTGTACAAGTTTGGATCTTCCATGTATCTCTGCACCTAAAGATGCTGTTGAAATCAAGGGCAAATCTAGTTATGTCGATGTAGTCGAAATCAGTGACAACTCTGGCTATGATGTTATTCATATCAGCGATGATTCGAGCTGTAACCCTAGAAGAAAGAGAAGGCGACAGAATCTCCTAGAGGAATAA
- the LOC4324570 gene encoding methylesterase 3: MPSSTAVVPAAAEASSRIILVHGTGHGGWCWYRVATLLRAAGHRVHAPDLAASGADARRLRDDDAPTFDDYSRPLLDAVRALPDGERAVLVGHSFGGMSVALAADTLPDKVAAAVFVAALMPDCASPRPDVIEKLPLTDWVDCATDEEHAPPSVLFGPEFMRRKLYQLSPEEDITLSRSLVRVSSYYVDDMRRQPPFGEDRYGAVRKVYVVCGKDQAIVEAYQRRMIAGCPVEEVREIAGADHMAMFSAPVELAGHLADVANTYT, from the exons ATGCCCTCGTCGACGGCCGTCGtcccggcagcggcggaggcgagcaGCCGCATCATCCTGGTGCACGGCACGGGCCACGGCGGGTGGTGCTGGTACAGGGTCGCCACGCTGCTGCGCGCCGCGGGCCACCGCGTCCACGCGCCCGACCTCGCCGCGTCGGGCGCCGACGCGCGCcggctgcgcgacgacgacgcgcccaCGTTCGACGACTACTCGCGCCCGCTGCTCGACGCCGTCCGCGCGCTCCCGGACGGCGAGCGCGCCGTGCTCGTGGGCCACAGCTTCGGCGGCATGAGCGTCGCGCTCGCCGCGGACACGCTCCCGGacaaggtcgccgccgccgtgttcgTCGCCGCGCTCATGCCAGActgcgccagcccgcgccccgACGTCATCGAGAAG CTTCCATTGACGGACTGGGTGGACTGCGCGACGGACGAGGAGCACGCACCGCCGTCGGTGCTGTTCGGGCCGGAGTTCATGCGGCGGAAGCTGTACCAGCTGAGCCCGGAGGAGGACATCACGCTGTCGCGGAGCCTGGTGCGGGTGAGCTCCTACTACGTGGACGACatgcgccgccagccgccgttCGGCGAGGACCGGTACGGCGCGGTGCGCAAGGTGTACGTGGTCTGCGGGAAGGACCAGGCCATCGTGGAGGCCTACCAGCGGCGGATGATCGCCGGCTGCCCCGTAGAGGAGGTGAGGGagatcgccggcgccgaccaCATGGCCATGTTCTCCGCGCCGGTGGAGCTCGCCGGGCACCTCGCCGACGTCGCCAACACCTACACTTGA
- the LOC9271291 gene encoding uncharacterized protein, with protein MQTITDSGEDNSRRPRSGDSEIPNSSKLEPYSSEQQRHTFQFVSRNKLEVPVRHKKAPDALEMNTNSVVFSPKEQTHCNLEIFSPNSKKIIDASHYESYASLQQHPLGQCQVPNYWSAAGQSSFVHPSITMNLFTILPAPNSHPTTFASSLLMGPCEKIEVFENLPQLPHFGKLIGCPPELREGKALGLMASFANIAESIQNM; from the exons ATGCAGACAATTACTGATAGTGGTGAAGACAATTCAAGAAGGCCACGATCAGGAGATTCTGAGATACCAAATTCCAGTAAATTAGAACCATATTCATCTGAGCAACAAAG ACATACGTTTCAATTTGTTTCTCGGAACAAACTGGAAGTGCCAGTGAGACATAAGAAGGCCCCTGATGCT CTGGAGATGAATACCAATTCGGTTGTCTTCTCTCCCAAGGAGCAAACACACTGTAATTTGGAGATCTTTAGTCCAAACT CCAAGAAGATCATTGATGCGTCACACTATGAAAGTTATGCGTCATTACAGCAGCATCCTTTGGGCCAATGTCAAGTTCCAAATTATTGGAGTGCTGCAGGGCAATCTTCATTTGTGCATCCGAGCATAACAATGAACCTATTCACAATATTGCCAGCACCTAACAGTCATCCAACTACTTTTGCCTCAAGCTTGTTGATGGGGCCTTGTGAGAAAATAGAGGTTTTTGAGAATCTGCCACAATTACCACATTTCGGAAAGTTGATTGGTTGCCCTCCTGAGCTCCGCGAAGGAAAGGCTCTGGGGCTAA
- the LOC4324571 gene encoding salicylic acid-binding protein 2 → MAPLPAAGAAGRIILAHGACHGGWCWYKVAALLRAAGHRVDAPDLGAAGQRGLGVGGAPASSFADHARPLLDAVRALPDGERAVLVGHSFGGMSVALAAETFPDKVAAAVFVAAFLPDCANPPSHPIDTYQESDWMDTVIDPSHVPPSILFGPEFLKKKLYQLSSPEDYTLAKSLVRASSLYVDELRRRAAFREDRYGAVRKVYVVVENDMAIVQEHQRWMVANAEVAEVRVMDAGDHMAMLSAPEELAGHLADVANTYI, encoded by the exons ATGGCTCCTcttccggccgccggcgcggcggggcgcaTCATCCTGGCGCACGGCGCGTGCCACGGCGGGTGGTGCTGGTACAAGGTCGCCGCGCTGCTCCGCGCCGCGGGGCACCGCGTGGACGCGCCGGACCTCGGCGCGGCCGGTCAGCGAGGCCTGGGCgtgggcggcgcgccggcgtcgtcgttcgCGGACCACGCGCGCCCGCTGCTCGACGCCGTCCGCGCGCTCCCCGACGGCGAGCGCGCCGTGCTGGTGGGCCACAGCTTCGGCGGCATGAGCGTCGCGCTCGCCGCGGAGACGTTCCCGGacaaggtcgccgccgccgtgttcgTCGCCGCCTTCCTGCCGGACTGCGCCAACCCACCCTCCCACCCCATCGACACG TATCAAGAATCAGATTGGATGGACACCGTGATCGATCCAAGCCACGTCCCACCTTCCATCCTGTTCGGGCCGGAGTTCCTGAAGAAGAAGCTCTACCAGCTAAGCTCACCGGAA GATTACACGCTTGCGAAGAGCTTGGTTCGAGCGAGCTCCTTGTACGTGGatgagctgcggcggcgggcggcgttcAGGGAGGACAGGTACGGCGCCGTGAGAAAGGTGTATGTGGTGGTCGAGAATGACATGGCCATCGTCCAGGAGCACCAGCGGTGGATGGTCGCCAACGCCGAGGTGGCGGAGGTGAGGGTGATGGACGCCGGCGACCACATGGCCATGCTCTCCGCGCCGGAGGAGCTGGCTGGGCACCTCGCCGACGTCGCCAACACATACATCTAA